The Candidatus Rokuibacteriota bacterium genomic interval TCTTCCGCTTCCCCTACCGTCCCGGCGCCGAGGGCTGGCGTTACGACCGATCGCGCGTGGGCTCCTGGATCCTCGAGGAGCCCGTCCACGCCTTCGATTCCGTCATGTGGTACCTCGAGCGCCAGGGCGACCCCGTGTCGGTCCTGGCCCTCGGCAACGGCCGGCACCCGGAGGAAGGCATGGAGGACAACTTCACCGCGCTCCTGCGCTTCCGCGGCGGTGCCTACGCCGTCGTCACCGAGACGCTGGCCGCCTTCGAGTACCACCACGTGACCGAGGTCGTCGGACGCGAGGGCTCCATCCGTGCCTGGTGGTCGGGCACGATGGACCGCACGCGCCAGCCCGCGTACGAGCTGAAGGTGCAGCGGCGCGGCGCGGGCGAGGCCGAGACCGCCACCCTGGCCGCGTCCGGCGAGCTGTTCGAGCTGGAGACACAGCTCGCGCAAGCCGTCGTGGCGTTCCGCGAGCGGCGGCCGCTGGTGTCGGGCGAGGAGGCGCGCAAGCGCGTGGTCGTGTGCGTCGAGGCGGAGCGCTCCCTGCGCGAGGGGCGGGAGATCCCCCTCACCTTCTGAGTCAAGGGGAACTCGTAACTCGGAGCATGAGTCAGCGGGACACACGTGAGCCTGAGCCCACCGGCGGGAGCTGTCGAGCTCAACGGCCTCGCGCCGACGGCGCTGTCGGAGCTCGCCCTCCAGATGAGCGCGCGGCACCGCTATCCGCGGCGACGAGGGGCGGCCTCACGAAATGTCGGAATGTAAGACCTGACCCCAGCCGCTCGCAAGATGCTAGACGAACGCAGCCCCCCTCGCAAGGGTCGTAGCGAGATGGAGAGCGTCGCGTAATTTGAGGTAGGCTAGGAAGCCATGGACACCATGCGCCTCCTTCGCGGGGTCACAGCCGCCGCTGTCCTCGCCGCGCTGGCGCTCCCCGCCACCGGGCCCGCCCTGGCGGCCGACCCCTTCGTCTCCGTGGGAGACGAGCTGGCCGTCGGCACCAACCGGACGGGCGAGGCCTGTCGGCTCAAGCTCGTGAATCTCCGAACCGACACCGGTTTTCGGCGCTTCAGTCTCTACTGCGAGGGTTGGACACAGCCGAGCGGCGATGTCTGGACCTTCAACGTCGGCAAGGGCTTTGCGCTCGACAAGCTCCTGACAGACAGCGTCTGGGAGAAGAACTTTTCTCAGCGCCTGGGCGGCTGCGGCGCGGTCGAGGCCACCACGCTGGGCTCGGGCACGCCGGCCGCCTTGCGCGAGTGCCGGAGACAGGACGGCGGCTGGCGAGCCCTCGTCGTGGCGGCGGTCATCAATCGCCGCGGCTACGGCCTCGAGACCTTCCCGACAAACCTGCCCCTGCTGGAAGCCGCCGTCGAGGTGCTCGAGGGCAAGCGCCCCGCCACGGAAGTGGCAGGCGCGAAAGGATCGCTCTCGGCCGCCATTCGTCGCGCCGAGGCCATGGTGGACGCCAGCGGCAAGCTCACCGGCGTCGAGGACGTGGGCGCCCGGGCCCGCTTCTACCGTGTCGGGACGCTCCTCAACTACGCGGGCGACGTCGTCGGCTCCGAGGCGGCCTTCCGCCGCGCGCTCGAGATCGAGGAGCGCGCGGGCGGTCCCGACCAGCCGGCATCAGGGCGGACGTTGGCCGAGATAGCGCTTCAAGTCGGCTACCAGGGCGGCCGTTTCGAGGAGGCCAACCAGCTCTACAACCGCGCCGAGCCGCTCGTCCAGAAGAGCTACTCGTGGACGGACCGGCCGCTGTATTTGGCCTACCGGGCCAACACCGAGCGCGCATACGGGCGCCCCACGGTTGCGCTGCCGCTGGCCGAGGAGGCGGTGCGGCTGCGCGATCAGCGCGAGGTGCGGGTCGGGAACGAGCCCTCCGGGCTTGCGCATGCGCTCGTGTCGCTGGGCCGGACCCAGCTCAGCCTCAAGCGGCTCGACGAGGCGGAGCGAAGCGTGTCGCGGTCGCTCGACATCGTCCAGAGGCCCGGACAGGACGCCGAGTTCCGAGCCTGGTGGACCAGCGAGTCCCGGGAGTGGCTGGGCCGGATCCACGTCGAGCAGAAGCGCTACGCGGACGCGCGCAAGCAGTTCGAGGCTGCCCTCGAGCGGCGGCGTCTCCTCTTCGGCGACTCGGTCAAGGTCGCCGACTCCTACCGGGACCTGGGCGTGCTGTCTCGCGTCGAGGGCAACTTGCCTCTGGCGCTCCAGGCCTTCAGGAAGGAGGCGGAGATCTACGCCGTGGACCCGCTGGGCCGAAGTCGCGTGCGCCCGCAGTGGCTGGTCCCGTACATGGACACGCTGTTCGAGGCGGCCGGGGCCGACCCGGCGCAGCGCGAGGCGCTCCATGCCGAGGCCTTCGCCGCCGCCCAGTTGCCGAGGGAGGGCGACACGGCGCGCGCCATCACCAACATGGCGGCCCGGCTCGACACCGCCGACCCCGCCCTGCGCGCCGTCGCGCGCGAGTACCAGGAAGCGGCCCGCGGGCGCGACACGGCGCGGCGCGAGCTGGCGATGATGACCCTGCTCCCCGCGGACAGGCGCGAGCCCGCGCGCGAGGCCGAGCTCACGAAGGAGCTCCAGGCGGCGGAGACGCAAGTGGCGAGCCGCGAGGGCAGGCTCCAGGCAGAATTCCCGCGCTACGCCGGGTTGGTCGCGCCGCGGCCGCTGGCACTCAAGGACCTGAGCGGGCTCCTGCGCCCCGGCGAAGCGCTGCTTTCGATCCTGACCACGCGGAACGCGACCTATGTGTTCGTCGTGCGCGACGGCAAGATCCACGCGCACCGCGCCGCCATCGGCGCCGGTGCGCTCGACAAGAGCGTGCGCGACTTGCGCAAGGAGCTCGATCTCGCGGACGGTCAGCTCCGCGACTTCGACGTGGTGGCGGCGCACAAGCTGTATACCGACCTGATCGGGCCTGTCTCCGTTCCGCTCGCCGGCGCCACACACTTGATCGTCGTGCCGTCGGGGCCGCTCCTCAGCCTGCCGCTGGGTCTTCTGGTGACCCAGCCAGTCCTGCCCCCGCAGCTGGCGGCCGCGCCCGAGAAGAGGGACTACCGGCCCGTGTCCTGGCTCGGCAAGCAGGTGCCCATCAGCGTCCTGCCTTCCATGGGCTCGCTGAAGAGCCTGCGCGCGGTGGCCGGCCGCTCGAAGGCGGCCCAGCCCTTCATCGGCTTCGGCGATCCCGCCTTCGCGGGCGCCCCGGGAGACACGCGCAGTCTCGCCGCGCTCGGGAAGCTGTGCCGGGACGGCGCGGGAGTGGACGTCGAGCTCGTGCGCGGCCTGCCGCGCCTTCGCGAGTCGGCGGGGGAGCTCCGGCAGATCGCGCGGACGCTCAAGGCGCCGGAGTCGGACGTGATCCTGGGCGCTCAGGCGACCGAGAAGCGCGTGCGGAGCACGGACCTCAGCCAGTACCGCGTGGTCGCTTTCGCGACCCACGGCCTCCTGCCGGGCGAGCTCAAGTGCAAGGGCGAGCCGGCGCTGGCGCTGACGCCACCAGCGACGGGGAGCGCCGATGAAGACGGGCTGCTCGACGCCGGCGAGGTCGCCCAGCTCAAGCTCGACGCCGACTGGGTCGTCCTCTCGGCCTGCAACACGGCGGCGCCCGACGGCGGGCTGGGCGGCCAGAGTCTCTCGGGGCTGGCGCGCGCCTTCTTCTACGCCGGCGCGCGATCCCTCCTGGTCTCTCACTGGGCCGTGGTCTCCCAGCCGACGGTGATCCTGACCACGAGCCTCTTCGAGGCCTACACGCGCGACGGCACTCTCGGTCGCGCCGCCGCCCTTCGCGCGGCCCAGGCCAAGCTCCAGGGCGATCCCGCCACCTCGCATCCGGCCTTCTGGGCACCCTTCGTCCTGGTGGGCGACGGGGGCCAACCGTAACGTTCGCGATGGAGGGTGTGGTCGCCTGTGTTGCCTATGCGGAAGGCCGCCGCGTGCGCGACGTCGAGATCCCGGACATCAGCGAGGTTCTCAAGGAGCCCGGCGTCTTCGTGTGGGTCGGCCTGCACGACCCCTCCCCCGAGCTGCTCCAGCAGATCCAGAAGGAGTTCGGGCTCCACGACCTGGCGGTCGAGGACGCCCAGCTTGCCCACCAGCGGCCCAAGCTCGAGCAGTACGGCGACTCGGTCTTCGTCGTGCTGCGCCCGGCGATCCTGACGTCAGATCAGGAGCGCATCGAGCTGGGCGAGACGCACCTGTTCCTGGGACCGCGCTATATCGTCTCCATCCGGCACGGAGACACGCCCGCCTACGCCGCCGTCCGGACGCGCTGCGAGAGCACCCCGGCGCTCCTGGCCAAGGGGCCGGGCTTCGTGCTCTACGCCGTCATGGATTTCATCGTGGATCACTACTTCCCGGTCCTGGACACCCTGGGGGACCAGCTCGAGCGCCTCGAGGACGAGATCTTCAGCGAGACCTTCGACCGGAAGACCGTCCAGCGCATCTACGACCTCAAGCGCAACCTGGTCGAAGTCAAGCGGGCCGTGTCACCGCTCGTGGACGTGTGCAACCGGCTCGTGCGCTTCGATATGCCGCTGATCCACGAGGACACGCGGCCGTACTTCCGCGACGTCTACGACCACGCGATCCGGATCAACGAGCACGTGGACACCCTGCGCGAGCTGCTGACGGGCGCCCTCGAGGCGCATCTGTCCCTGACCGCCGTGTCGCAGAACGACGCGATGAAGAAGCTTGCGGGCTGGGCGGCTATCATCGGCGTGCCGACCATGGTCGCGGGCGTCTACGGGATGAACTTCAAGTTCATGCCGGAGCTCGAGTGGCGCTACGGCTACCCGGCGGTCATGGCCGGCCTGACCGTGGTCTGCGTCTATCTCTACTACCGGTTCAAGCGCTCCGGCTGGCTCTGACCTTGTTGGACGGATTGCGCATTCGGGATGCCCGTTCCGGGAGCTGGGGTCAGGTCTTGAAATACGACACCAAGTCTGGACCGATGATCGCTCGCCGCGGTCGGGTCTGGCTGGCAATGTATGAATGCAAGACCTGACCCCGATCCATTCAGCGGATGCCGGCGCGCATGAAGCTCTGGACGAACTGGCGCTGGAAGAGCAGGAAGCCGATCAGTAGCGGGCCGGATGTCATGAGGGTCGCCGCGGTGATGATGGACCAGTCCACGCCCTGATCGCCCGACGAGAAGATCTGCAGTCCCACCGTCAGCGGCCGCGAGTTGACCGAGTTGGTGACGATGAGCGGCCAGAGGAAGTTGTTCCAGTGGTAGCTGACCGACACGAGCCCGTAGGCGACGTAGACGGGCTTGGCGAGCGGCACGTAGACCTTCCAGAGCACTTCGAGCGGCCCGGCGCCTTCGACTCGCGCGGCTTCATCTAGCTCCTTCGGCACCGTCTTGAAGGTCTGACGCAGGAGGAAGAAGCCGAAGGCCGAGGCCATGTAGGGCAGGCCGATGGCGACGAGCGTGTCGAGGATGCCCAGCCGGCTCATTGTCCGGTAGTTTTCCACGATCAGCACGTCGGGCATGATCATCAGCTGAACCAGCACGAGCATGAAGGCGACATCGCGCCCGCGGAAGGTGAAGCGCGCGAAGGCGTAGGCCGCCAGCGTGCAGAGGACGAGCTGGGCCGCCAGGGTCATGGACGGAGATCGCCGACACTCGGGGGTCCGGCTACGAGGCGGCGCGGCGCTTGTTGCTGACGTAGTCCACGAGGACGTACTCGCCGAGGCGCTCCGGGGTGGCGAAGAACGCGCGGCCGCGGTTGATCTTCGTCATCTGCTCGACGAACGCCGCCAGCATCGCGCTCCGCTCGAGCATGAAGGTATTGATGGTGATGCCCTCGCGCGTGCAGCGCTGGACTTCCTTGAGCGTCTCCTGGAGCGTCCGCCGCGTCGGCGGGTAGGAGAACTCCGCCTCGCCGCCCTCCATGTGCGCCGTCGGCTCGCCGTCGGTAATCATGATGATCTGCTTGTTGCCGCCCTTCTGGCGCCCGAGGAGCGTGCGGGCGAGCATGAAGGCCGCGTGCATGTTGGTGCCGATGTTGGTCCCGCTGGGGGACAGCTCGGGCAGCTCCGCCGCGCTGAACTCGCGCGCGTAGAGCGAGAAGCCCACGATGTGCAGGCTGTCGCGCGGGAACTGGCCGCGGATCAGGGCGTGGAGCGCCAGCGCCACCTTCTTGGCCGGCAGGAAGCAGCCGTTGTAGAGCATCGAGCGGCTGAGATCGAGCAGGACGACCGTGGCCGCCTGCGTCGAAAGCTCGGTGCGCCAGACCTCGAAGTCATCCGGCGAGAGCCGGACGGGCGTGCCCGCGCCGCCGCGCTCGACCGCGTGCATGAGCGTGCCGCGCAGGTCGAGCAGGAAGGGGTCGCCGAACTCGTAGCGCTTGGCGTCGTCGGTGCGGTCACCGCCGGCGCCGCGGCGCGAGACGGCGTGGCGCCCGAAGCGGTCGCGCTTGAGGTGGTCGAAGACGTCGCGGAGCGCTTTGTCGCCGATCTTGCGGATGGCCCGTGCCGTCAGCTGGAGCTTCCCGCCCTTGTTCTCGAGGTATCCGGCCTCCTCAAGCTTCTTCGCGAGCTCGCGGAGCTTCTGGAGATCGCGCGCGGCCTCCTCGCCCAGGAGCCGCTCGACTTCGGATTCGTCGATCTTGTCCAGGTCGCCCGGGTCCTTCGCGCGCCTCAGCTGGCGCTCGAGCTGGTCCATCTGCTGGAGCTCTTCCATGACGCGCATGGCCTCTTTCATGGACAGGTTCTCGTCGCCCTTGAAGTCGTACGGCCGGCGGAGCGCGTCCATGGGCAGGAGGTCTTCGAGGTTCATGGCGAGCTGGGCCATCTCGGCCTCGAGCCGCTCGTCTTTCGCGAAGAGCGACTGCATCATGTCCTGGAGCTGCTGGCGCTGGCCCGGCGTGAGGCTCTGCATCAGCGACTGCATCTGGCCCATCTGCTTGCCCATCTGCACGAGCAGCTGGTCGAGGCTGTCCACCATCGGGAAGTTCTGTCCCCACTTGGCTTTGAAAGCCTGGAAATCCGGCTCGCCCCCCTGGGCACGCTCGCGTAGCATGTTGTTCAGATCCCGCATCATCTCCCGCATGCGCTTCAAGTCTTCCGGCGTCAGGTTCTGGAGCCCCTGCTGCATGCCCTGCATGAAGGGCTTGAGCATCTGCTCCTGGAGCGATTTCATCAGCTCGTCGAACTTGCGCTTCGCCTCGGCATCCGTGAACGGGTAGTCCTGGAGCGCCTTGATCTGCCCCGCGGGGTCGGGCGGCATCGCGTCGAGACGCTGGAGCTTCTGCTCCTGCTGGGCCCCCGGAGGCACGTCGCGCTCGATGCCCGCGCGCTCGGTCTTGAGGATGTCGGCGAGCTGCTTCTTGATGTCCTCGAGCACCGAGCCCATGTCGTACTGCTCGAGGCGCTGCTGGCGCTCCTGCTTGAGGCGCTTGAGGAGATCCTGGAGCCCCGGCATGCGGCCGCCCTGCGGATCCTGCGCGCCGCGCTGGAAGAGGCGGCGGAAGGCGTTCCAGAGATCGCCGTCGGCGAGCAAGTCGTCCGACATGGCCGACAGGAGCTGGTCGGCGTCGAGGTCGGGGACGGCCTGGGTGCCGTCCCAGCGGGAATATCGGCTGAGTCTCGCCATGGCCGGGAGTTGACGTATGCTACCACCCATGACCACTCGAACGAACCCCCGTCTCGACGACCTCCTGTCCACCCGCGCCCGGATCGGTTGGGGCGCCTCCGCCCCGCCCGCGCGCCCCGTGGCCGAAGCGCTCTTCGAATTCGGTGGCGGCCACCCGGATCCCTCGTCCTTTCCTTACGAGGGCATGGTCGAAGCCACGGCCGACGTGATGAAGGCCGAGGGCGCGCCGGCGCTGTCCTACGGCGAGCCGCAGGGCTACAAGGGCCTGCGCGAGCTGGTCGCCCACAAGTACCGGCTCTTCGAGAACCTCGAGGTCCCGACGGACGACATCATTATCTCGAACGGCTCGGGGCACGCGCTCTCGCTGGCCTTCAGCGCCTTCGTGGACGTGGGCGACCCGATCCTCAGCGAGGCGCCGACCTTCTCCGGCACGCTGGCGACGATCCGCCGCCACGGCGCGCGCGTGCTCGACGTGCCGCTGGACGCGGAAGGCATGGACACGGCCGTCGCGCGGCAGCAGCTCGAGAAACTCAGGAGCGAGGGCAAGCGCTGCAAGCTCATCTACACCATCGTCAACTTCCAGAACCCCGCGGGGCCGACCATGTCGCGCCGGCGGCGCGAGGAGCTGATCGCGCTGGCGCACGAGTACGACACGCTGATCCTGGAAGACGACGCCTACGGCGAGTTGCGCTTCGAGGGGCAGGCGCACCCGTCGCTCTACGCGCTCGACAAGGGCGGGCGGGTCATCCGCGCGGGCACGCTGTCGAAGATCCTGGGCGCGGGCGTCAGACTCGGCTGGCTCTGCGCGCCGCGCCAGATGATCCCGGCTTTCCAGGGCTTTCTCTTCGGCGGCGGCGTCAACCCCTACGTCTCGCGCGTGGCGACCTTCTACATGCGCGAGAACCTCGTGCCGCACGTCGCGCGCCTGGTTGACATCTACCGGTTGAAGCGCGACGCGATGCTGAAGGGCCTGTGGGAAGTGCTCGAAGGCACCGACGTCGAGATCAGCAAGCCGGAGGGCGGCTTCTTCATCTGGATCAAGCTACCCACGGGGACCAAGATCGAGCGGCTCCGGGAGGCGGCGGTCAAGTCGGGCATCCAGTTCACGTGGGGACCGGCCTTCTACGCCAACGGCGGGGGCGAGGGGTTCATCCGCCTCGCGTACAGCTGGGAGCCGCCCGATCGCAACTACGAGGGCGCGAAGCTGATCGCCCAGGCCATCAAGAACGCGCGCTAGCTGTGAAGTCTCACG includes:
- a CDS encoding PLP-dependent aminotransferase family protein, whose product is MTTRTNPRLDDLLSTRARIGWGASAPPARPVAEALFEFGGGHPDPSSFPYEGMVEATADVMKAEGAPALSYGEPQGYKGLRELVAHKYRLFENLEVPTDDIIISNGSGHALSLAFSAFVDVGDPILSEAPTFSGTLATIRRHGARVLDVPLDAEGMDTAVARQQLEKLRSEGKRCKLIYTIVNFQNPAGPTMSRRRREELIALAHEYDTLILEDDAYGELRFEGQAHPSLYALDKGGRVIRAGTLSKILGAGVRLGWLCAPRQMIPAFQGFLFGGGVNPYVSRVATFYMRENLVPHVARLVDIYRLKRDAMLKGLWEVLEGTDVEISKPEGGFFIWIKLPTGTKIERLREAAVKSGIQFTWGPAFYANGGGEGFIRLAYSWEPPDRNYEGAKLIAQAIKNAR
- a CDS encoding CHAT domain-containing tetratricopeptide repeat protein, translating into MDTMRLLRGVTAAAVLAALALPATGPALAADPFVSVGDELAVGTNRTGEACRLKLVNLRTDTGFRRFSLYCEGWTQPSGDVWTFNVGKGFALDKLLTDSVWEKNFSQRLGGCGAVEATTLGSGTPAALRECRRQDGGWRALVVAAVINRRGYGLETFPTNLPLLEAAVEVLEGKRPATEVAGAKGSLSAAIRRAEAMVDASGKLTGVEDVGARARFYRVGTLLNYAGDVVGSEAAFRRALEIEERAGGPDQPASGRTLAEIALQVGYQGGRFEEANQLYNRAEPLVQKSYSWTDRPLYLAYRANTERAYGRPTVALPLAEEAVRLRDQREVRVGNEPSGLAHALVSLGRTQLSLKRLDEAERSVSRSLDIVQRPGQDAEFRAWWTSESREWLGRIHVEQKRYADARKQFEAALERRRLLFGDSVKVADSYRDLGVLSRVEGNLPLALQAFRKEAEIYAVDPLGRSRVRPQWLVPYMDTLFEAAGADPAQREALHAEAFAAAQLPREGDTARAITNMAARLDTADPALRAVAREYQEAARGRDTARRELAMMTLLPADRREPAREAELTKELQAAETQVASREGRLQAEFPRYAGLVAPRPLALKDLSGLLRPGEALLSILTTRNATYVFVVRDGKIHAHRAAIGAGALDKSVRDLRKELDLADGQLRDFDVVAAHKLYTDLIGPVSVPLAGATHLIVVPSGPLLSLPLGLLVTQPVLPPQLAAAPEKRDYRPVSWLGKQVPISVLPSMGSLKSLRAVAGRSKAAQPFIGFGDPAFAGAPGDTRSLAALGKLCRDGAGVDVELVRGLPRLRESAGELRQIARTLKAPESDVILGAQATEKRVRSTDLSQYRVVAFATHGLLPGELKCKGEPALALTPPATGSADEDGLLDAGEVAQLKLDADWVVLSACNTAAPDGGLGGQSLSGLARAFFYAGARSLLVSHWAVVSQPTVILTTSLFEAYTRDGTLGRAAALRAAQAKLQGDPATSHPAFWAPFVLVGDGGQP
- the corA gene encoding magnesium/cobalt transporter CorA; protein product: MEGVVACVAYAEGRRVRDVEIPDISEVLKEPGVFVWVGLHDPSPELLQQIQKEFGLHDLAVEDAQLAHQRPKLEQYGDSVFVVLRPAILTSDQERIELGETHLFLGPRYIVSIRHGDTPAYAAVRTRCESTPALLAKGPGFVLYAVMDFIVDHYFPVLDTLGDQLERLEDEIFSETFDRKTVQRIYDLKRNLVEVKRAVSPLVDVCNRLVRFDMPLIHEDTRPYFRDVYDHAIRINEHVDTLRELLTGALEAHLSLTAVSQNDAMKKLAGWAAIIGVPTMVAGVYGMNFKFMPELEWRYGYPAVMAGLTVVCVYLYYRFKRSGWL
- a CDS encoding VWA domain-containing protein; translation: MARLSRYSRWDGTQAVPDLDADQLLSAMSDDLLADGDLWNAFRRLFQRGAQDPQGGRMPGLQDLLKRLKQERQQRLEQYDMGSVLEDIKKQLADILKTERAGIERDVPPGAQQEQKLQRLDAMPPDPAGQIKALQDYPFTDAEAKRKFDELMKSLQEQMLKPFMQGMQQGLQNLTPEDLKRMREMMRDLNNMLRERAQGGEPDFQAFKAKWGQNFPMVDSLDQLLVQMGKQMGQMQSLMQSLTPGQRQQLQDMMQSLFAKDERLEAEMAQLAMNLEDLLPMDALRRPYDFKGDENLSMKEAMRVMEELQQMDQLERQLRRAKDPGDLDKIDESEVERLLGEEAARDLQKLRELAKKLEEAGYLENKGGKLQLTARAIRKIGDKALRDVFDHLKRDRFGRHAVSRRGAGGDRTDDAKRYEFGDPFLLDLRGTLMHAVERGGAGTPVRLSPDDFEVWRTELSTQAATVVLLDLSRSMLYNGCFLPAKKVALALHALIRGQFPRDSLHIVGFSLYAREFSAAELPELSPSGTNIGTNMHAAFMLARTLLGRQKGGNKQIIMITDGEPTAHMEGGEAEFSYPPTRRTLQETLKEVQRCTREGITINTFMLERSAMLAAFVEQMTKINRGRAFFATPERLGEYVLVDYVSNKRRAAS
- a CDS encoding Gfo/Idh/MocA family oxidoreductase, which produces MRFGLIGYGLWGRHHATAIRKAPGAVLAAIACRSEATAAVARRDFPDVPVHVDYRELLARADVDVADVVVPNHLHEEIGVAALNHGKDVLLEKPMAATPEQCDRLLAAARRTGRVLTIGHELRLSTQWGRVKAIIDAGDIGEPMYALQTLFRFPYRPGAEGWRYDRSRVGSWILEEPVHAFDSVMWYLERQGDPVSVLALGNGRHPEEGMEDNFTALLRFRGGAYAVVTETLAAFEYHHVTEVVGREGSIRAWWSGTMDRTRQPAYELKVQRRGAGEAETATLAASGELFELETQLAQAVVAFRERRPLVSGEEARKRVVVCVEAERSLREGREIPLTF